From Mesotoga sp. BH458_6_3_2_1, one genomic window encodes:
- a CDS encoding carbohydrate ABC transporter permease — MKTKTKKKILPWIFIAPTFFFLGMFTYYPAFRSLFLSFMRMNMATPEPVFTGLDNFKRAFSTPLFWQVAGNNLFYAFVTVPITMALALVLALLVNQKIFGSSFFKTTYFYPNVIPMAAASMIWLYIFLPGYGFLNYTLGKIGIPSIEWVSDSRFAMWALIIVAVWKNAGYYMVIFLGGLQQLPTEIYEVATIDGASAWRKFWKITWPLLSPTTFFAFIIAVINSFQAVDQIYLMTRGGPANTTNMFVYYIYQVAFKYWDFGYASALTVILLVLLLIFTVLAFFFMERRVFYESGERL, encoded by the coding sequence TTGAAGACGAAAACGAAAAAGAAGATTCTGCCGTGGATTTTCATAGCGCCGACATTCTTTTTCCTTGGCATGTTTACATACTACCCGGCATTCAGGTCTCTCTTTCTGAGTTTCATGAGAATGAATATGGCAACGCCGGAGCCGGTGTTTACGGGCCTCGACAATTTCAAGAGAGCCTTCTCGACTCCTCTCTTCTGGCAGGTAGCTGGGAACAATCTCTTCTACGCATTTGTGACGGTCCCCATAACTATGGCTCTGGCGTTGGTTCTTGCTCTTCTTGTGAACCAGAAGATCTTCGGCAGCTCTTTCTTCAAGACCACCTATTTCTACCCCAACGTCATACCGATGGCCGCCGCTTCAATGATCTGGTTGTACATCTTTCTTCCAGGCTATGGTTTTTTGAATTACACTCTCGGTAAGATAGGCATCCCCAGCATAGAGTGGGTAAGCGACAGCAGGTTTGCTATGTGGGCTTTGATCATAGTTGCCGTCTGGAAGAACGCAGGATACTATATGGTGATCTTTCTCGGCGGATTGCAGCAGCTTCCCACGGAGATCTATGAAGTCGCCACTATAGATGGGGCCTCAGCCTGGCGGAAATTCTGGAAGATAACCTGGCCCTTGCTATCGCCGACAACATTCTTCGCATTCATAATCGCGGTAATAAACTCCTTCCAGGCAGTTGATCAGATCTATCTAATGACGAGAGGCGGTCCGGCAAACACTACGAACATGTTTGTCTACTACATCTATCAGGTAGCCTTCAAGTACTGGGACTTCGGTTATGCCTCCGCACTAACCGTAATACTCCTTGTCCTCTTGTTGATATTCACAGTCCTCGCCTTCTTCTTCATGGAAAGGAGAGTCTTCTATGAATCGGGTGAGAGACTATGA
- a CDS encoding carbohydrate ABC transporter permease, producing MTKRGRTTRLVSITLMIVFAVILAFPLYWIVVTAFKDPTEVFSMVPKWLPEKWTLDNFKEVFNIIPFGRYYFNTILYAFGLLAVQLVTVTLAAYAFARMEFRFKKILFIILLVQLMIAPQTLIVPNYLTISNMGLLDTKTAIALPYVASAIGVFLLRQGFAAIPRELEEAATIDGCGTFRFMISIAIPLLKPTYLAFTLISVTYHWNEFFWPLIVTDSVKARTLTVGLAMLAEASESAAAWTLLMAATLLVILPLIIFFAIFQKTFISSFMQSGMKG from the coding sequence ATGACGAAAAGAGGAAGAACGACCAGATTGGTCTCGATTACCCTGATGATAGTCTTTGCCGTGATTCTAGCTTTCCCTCTTTACTGGATAGTCGTTACGGCTTTCAAAGATCCGACTGAAGTCTTCTCGATGGTCCCAAAGTGGCTTCCCGAAAAATGGACGCTTGACAACTTCAAAGAGGTCTTCAACATAATCCCCTTCGGGAGATACTATTTCAACACGATTCTCTATGCCTTTGGACTTCTCGCAGTGCAGCTTGTAACAGTTACTCTTGCCGCTTACGCTTTCGCCAGAATGGAATTCAGATTCAAGAAGATTCTCTTCATAATTCTGCTTGTGCAGCTCATGATTGCTCCACAGACTCTCATAGTGCCGAACTACTTGACGATCAGCAACATGGGCCTGCTAGATACGAAAACGGCCATTGCACTTCCTTATGTGGCATCTGCGATCGGCGTCTTCTTGCTGAGGCAAGGCTTCGCCGCAATCCCGAGAGAACTGGAAGAAGCGGCGACTATTGACGGCTGCGGAACCTTCAGGTTCATGATCTCGATAGCAATTCCGTTGCTTAAGCCTACCTATCTTGCCTTTACGCTCATAAGCGTCACGTATCACTGGAACGAATTCTTCTGGCCCCTGATAGTTACAGACAGCGTGAAGGCCCGAACGCTGACAGTCGGTCTAGCCATGTTGGCCGAGGCTTCAGAGAGCGCAGCTGCATGGACGCTACTTATGGCGGCGACGCTTCTGGTAATACTGCCTTTAATAATCTTCTTCGCCATTTTCCAGAAGACATTCATATCCAGTTTCATGCAGTCAGGAATGAAGGGGTAA
- a CDS encoding peptide ABC transporter substrate-binding protein — protein MKKWIVSIILIALITIPVSCFAASVTPQVFTFAGHNDVMTLDVSQMNDEMSALIMYALNESLIRNSYNEIIPGLAESYDVSEDGTVYTFHLRDAKWSDGVPVTAKDFEYSFLRTMNPETGSSQVSEFDSILNAQAYYNGEITDASLVGVKAVDEKTLVLTLTYNDPFFMTEMAEGINFYPIREDYVEKYGMSYASSPETFIGCGPFVLNEWVQGARITLEKNPEYWNADKVKLERVVELIIPDENTRVGMYDLGEIDGIYSISKVQTIMHPEYGSRSGGTLQYLAFNCSEGLVMENMNLRKALSFAIDREAIVAAITSPGTIPVDRMIDPSIIIDGKSVTEAYSNSTGVPPSGDIEKAKEFLNKALSELGLSKPSDLPSINYVCMDSPVHKQYAEALQAGWKDGLGVDVGISILPVPQAIGALLSGQFDIFLVGQASGVDPATIMNNFTIGNGNNYARWDSKEYSNLIAAQSENPNLAERLLQIQQAEAIILDEAPVAPLWTPGTAYLCREFVKGLHYGRQTGSIEFIFAYIEN, from the coding sequence GTGAAAAAGTGGATAGTAAGCATTATCTTGATTGCACTGATAACCATTCCTGTTAGTTGTTTCGCGGCAAGTGTTACACCCCAGGTCTTTACGTTTGCAGGCCACAATGACGTGATGACGCTGGACGTAAGCCAGATGAACGACGAAATGTCTGCCTTGATCATGTACGCGCTTAACGAATCATTGATCAGAAACAGCTATAATGAGATTATTCCCGGCCTGGCAGAGTCCTATGATGTTTCGGAAGACGGAACAGTATATACATTCCATCTTCGAGATGCGAAGTGGTCCGATGGAGTACCGGTGACGGCGAAGGATTTCGAGTATTCCTTCCTGAGAACAATGAATCCCGAAACCGGATCGTCTCAGGTATCGGAGTTCGACTCTATCCTGAATGCACAGGCTTACTACAACGGTGAGATTACCGATGCATCTCTCGTCGGTGTGAAAGCTGTAGATGAAAAGACACTGGTTTTGACTCTCACTTACAACGACCCCTTCTTCATGACGGAAATGGCTGAAGGAATCAACTTCTACCCGATTAGAGAAGACTACGTGGAGAAGTACGGAATGTCGTACGCATCCAGCCCGGAAACCTTCATAGGCTGCGGTCCGTTCGTCTTGAACGAATGGGTTCAGGGCGCACGAATCACTCTTGAGAAGAATCCTGAATACTGGAACGCCGACAAGGTTAAGCTGGAGAGGGTCGTGGAGCTTATCATTCCAGACGAGAACACCAGAGTCGGAATGTATGACCTCGGCGAAATCGACGGAATCTACTCTATCTCAAAAGTACAGACGATTATGCACCCTGAGTACGGCAGCAGAAGTGGTGGCACACTTCAGTATCTTGCCTTCAACTGCTCAGAGGGTCTTGTCATGGAGAACATGAATCTAAGGAAGGCACTGAGCTTTGCAATTGACAGAGAGGCAATAGTCGCTGCCATTACATCTCCCGGAACGATTCCTGTTGATAGAATGATCGACCCCAGCATAATTATCGATGGGAAATCCGTCACCGAGGCATATTCAAATTCAACGGGTGTTCCGCCAAGCGGTGACATCGAGAAGGCGAAGGAGTTCTTGAATAAGGCACTCTCTGAACTCGGTCTCTCCAAGCCGTCCGATCTTCCTTCAATAAACTATGTCTGTATGGATTCACCTGTTCACAAGCAGTACGCCGAAGCACTTCAGGCCGGCTGGAAGGATGGACTCGGTGTCGATGTCGGAATCAGTATCCTGCCGGTCCCTCAGGCTATCGGAGCTCTTCTCTCAGGCCAGTTCGACATATTCCTAGTCGGTCAGGCCTCTGGCGTAGACCCGGCAACAATAATGAACAACTTCACCATAGGCAACGGCAACAACTACGCAAGGTGGGACAGCAAAGAATACTCTAATCTAATTGCGGCACAGTCTGAGAACCCCAATCTTGCAGAGCGCTTGCTTCAAATTCAGCAGGCAGAAGCTATCATTCTGGATGAAGCGCCGGTTGCTCCTCTATGGACCCCCGGTACTGCATATCTTTGCCGTGAATTCGTGAAGGGCCTTCATTATGGAAGACAGACAGGATCTATCGAATTCATCTTTGCGTACATTGAAAACTGA
- a CDS encoding ABC transporter permease has translation MVRYIFRRLLISLLTLWLLATITFFLLRLLPGNPFQTDQILTFEMQERMMNYYGLNRPIVEQYFTYMGNLLQGNMGYSLKYTNRTVNSIIAKAFPVSADLGLRSLALALPIGLFLGIASARKRGKAVDYLCVIISVIGVSIPSFILGSFLQYIFALKLRILPMAQWTTEMHKVLPTVAIALGLLATLTRIMRASMLEVTTQDYVKTAKSKGLSEGKIVWSHEIRNALIPILTMMGPMVASVLMGTFVIEKIFAIPGLGLHFVNSITGLDYTMTMGLTVFFGAFLVTANFLVDIAYGIVDPRIRLAK, from the coding sequence TTGGTTAGGTATATCTTTAGACGGCTCTTGATCTCCTTATTAACGTTGTGGCTACTGGCAACGATAACTTTTTTCCTGCTCAGGCTTCTGCCGGGCAATCCCTTTCAGACCGACCAGATTCTAACCTTCGAGATGCAGGAAAGAATGATGAATTACTATGGATTGAACAGGCCCATTGTCGAACAGTACTTCACATACATGGGGAATCTTCTGCAGGGGAATATGGGTTACTCCCTAAAATACACGAACAGAACGGTCAACAGCATAATTGCAAAGGCCTTCCCGGTCTCTGCCGATCTAGGTCTGCGATCGCTTGCGCTGGCATTGCCTATCGGACTGTTTCTAGGAATCGCTTCGGCGAGAAAACGTGGAAAGGCAGTCGATTATCTGTGCGTGATAATTTCGGTCATAGGCGTGTCTATACCGAGTTTCATTCTCGGTTCTTTTCTTCAATACATCTTTGCCCTCAAGCTGAGGATTCTGCCGATGGCCCAATGGACTACAGAAATGCACAAAGTACTTCCGACAGTTGCTATCGCCCTAGGCCTTCTCGCTACACTGACAAGAATCATGCGGGCGAGCATGCTTGAAGTTACAACTCAGGATTATGTGAAGACGGCAAAATCGAAGGGACTTTCAGAGGGGAAAATCGTTTGGAGTCACGAGATTCGGAACGCTCTTATCCCGATACTGACAATGATGGGCCCTATGGTGGCAAGTGTACTAATGGGTACCTTCGTCATTGAGAAGATCTTTGCGATACCGGGACTGGGGCTTCATTTCGTGAACTCCATTACCGGTCTTGACTACACGATGACGATGGGGCTCACAGTCTTTTTCGGGGCCTTCCTTGTGACAGCGAATTTTCTTGTAGACATAGCTTATGGAATTGTCGATCCGCGAATCAGGCTAGCTAAGTGA
- a CDS encoding ABC transporter permease, protein MIKDFAGIPKDEFDFVGEIEEKSEALTRPSISFWKDVWRRLFKNKVAMTGLIIILAIALFSIIIPELSSYSYSQQNLRNINAAPSSEHWFGTDSLGRDLWVRTWVGARVSLAVGIFGSIIPSIIGIVIGGISGYFGGKVDMIIMRLIDIIICIPQMIYIILIMLVIGSGPVPLIIAFAITGWMGSARNVRGLILKIKQEEFVLASRILGAPHGYIIFKHLVPNTLGIVVVSMTLGVPAAIFQEAYLSFIGLGIKPPIPSWGQLANLGTSVFRIFPTQLLIPAIMISLTMLSFNLFGDGLRDALDPKLRS, encoded by the coding sequence GTGATTAAAGACTTTGCAGGTATACCAAAAGACGAATTCGACTTTGTCGGGGAGATAGAGGAAAAATCAGAAGCTCTCACCCGACCTAGCATCTCCTTCTGGAAGGATGTCTGGAGAAGACTCTTCAAAAACAAAGTGGCAATGACCGGACTGATAATTATTCTGGCAATCGCTTTGTTTTCAATAATTATCCCTGAACTCTCGTCTTATTCATACAGCCAGCAGAACCTCAGAAATATCAACGCGGCACCGTCTTCGGAACACTGGTTCGGTACCGATTCACTGGGAAGGGATCTGTGGGTCAGGACATGGGTAGGGGCGAGAGTGTCGCTTGCAGTCGGAATCTTTGGCTCGATTATCCCAAGTATTATCGGCATTGTGATAGGAGGAATATCCGGATACTTCGGCGGTAAGGTGGACATGATAATAATGAGGCTTATAGATATAATAATCTGCATTCCGCAGATGATCTACATAATATTGATCATGCTCGTAATCGGTTCCGGTCCAGTACCGCTGATCATTGCCTTCGCGATAACGGGCTGGATGGGTTCTGCCCGAAATGTTCGCGGCCTGATTCTGAAGATAAAACAGGAGGAGTTTGTCCTGGCCTCCCGAATACTGGGAGCTCCACACGGGTACATAATATTCAAGCATCTGGTTCCGAACACTCTCGGTATTGTGGTTGTCAGCATGACCCTCGGAGTTCCGGCAGCAATATTCCAGGAAGCATATCTAAGTTTTATCGGCCTCGGGATAAAGCCTCCTATACCAAGCTGGGGGCAGCTTGCGAACCTGGGCACCTCGGTATTTAGAATTTTTCCGACGCAGTTGCTGATACCAGCAATCATGATTTCGTTGACAATGCTTTCTTTCAACCTCTTCGGAGACGGCCTAAGGGATGCGCTCGATCCGAAACTACGAAGCTGA
- a CDS encoding ABC transporter ATP-binding protein, with translation MTEKILEVKDLEFSFDTYAGEVHAIRGVSFHINRSESLAIVGESGCGKSVTVQSIMRLVPSPPGRLKGGKIFYFGKDITNYSDRQMEKLRGKEMSMIFQDPMTSLNPTMRIGRQISEGIKKHEKISPDEARKRSINLLKEVGISDPERNIMRYPHMYSGGMRQRVMIAIALACNPKILFADEPTTSLDVTTQAQILEVMNHLKQEFEMAIVLITHNLGIVARFAERISVMYAGKIVETGKTSDIFYDPRHPYTWGLLNSVPAVGKKRTEKLPTITGTPPDLFMPPKGCAFYDRCEYRMKVCKENDPPERKIGEGHYASCWLLDERAPGIKPYVVKRHAGESSGKGVM, from the coding sequence GTGACTGAGAAGATACTCGAAGTTAAAGATCTCGAATTTTCTTTCGACACATATGCGGGAGAGGTACACGCCATACGGGGTGTCTCCTTTCACATAAACAGAAGCGAGTCTCTTGCGATCGTAGGGGAATCGGGATGCGGAAAGAGCGTAACCGTCCAATCAATAATGAGGCTCGTTCCTTCGCCACCCGGAAGGTTGAAGGGAGGAAAGATCTTCTACTTCGGCAAGGACATCACGAACTACAGTGACCGACAGATGGAGAAACTTAGAGGAAAGGAAATGTCCATGATCTTTCAGGATCCTATGACCAGCTTGAATCCAACGATGAGAATCGGCAGGCAGATATCCGAGGGAATAAAGAAACACGAGAAGATCTCGCCGGATGAAGCGCGCAAACGCAGCATCAATTTATTGAAAGAAGTCGGAATATCCGATCCGGAAAGGAACATCATGCGCTATCCTCACATGTATTCCGGTGGTATGCGACAGAGGGTCATGATAGCGATTGCTCTGGCCTGCAATCCCAAGATACTGTTCGCAGATGAACCGACCACGTCTCTGGATGTCACCACACAGGCCCAGATACTTGAAGTGATGAACCATCTGAAGCAGGAGTTCGAAATGGCTATCGTTCTTATAACTCACAATCTGGGAATCGTTGCGAGATTTGCCGAGAGGATTTCCGTCATGTATGCCGGAAAAATTGTAGAAACGGGAAAGACCAGCGATATCTTCTACGATCCACGACATCCATACACCTGGGGACTGCTTAACAGCGTACCGGCTGTAGGGAAGAAGAGGACGGAGAAACTTCCGACGATAACCGGCACACCGCCTGATCTTTTCATGCCGCCCAAAGGCTGCGCATTCTATGACCGTTGCGAATACAGGATGAAGGTATGCAAGGAGAACGATCCTCCAGAGAGGAAGATTGGAGAAGGCCATTATGCTTCCTGCTGGTTACTCGACGAAAGAGCTCCCGGTATAAAACCGTACGTAGTGAAGAGACATGCAGGCGAAAGTTCCGGCAAGGGTGTGATGTAA
- a CDS encoding ABC transporter ATP-binding protein, which produces MSQTILEVKNLKKYFNISKGQLLKAVDNISFSIDRGKILGMVGESGCGKTTVGRTIVHLYSPDEGEVLFNGSNIHELNNKKYRQITKKIQMIFQDPYASLDPRKTVSAIVGEGIDIHKLCRNKTERMERIYEMLEMVGLNREHANRFPHEFSGGQRQRIGIARALAVGPEFLVCDEAISALDVSIQAQIINLLIDLQKRLNLTYLFIAHDLSMIRYISDDTIVMYLGTLVEKSETEELFENPLHPYTIGLLEAVPIADPDYEKSHKHDLLSGEVPSPINPAPGCRFSSRCKFAKEICRKETPVLKDAGDGHMVACHMVHSEEW; this is translated from the coding sequence ATGTCGCAGACAATACTTGAAGTCAAGAACCTTAAGAAGTACTTCAACATATCCAAGGGACAGCTCCTGAAAGCCGTGGACAACATAAGCTTCTCGATCGATCGCGGGAAGATACTGGGAATGGTAGGGGAATCCGGCTGCGGGAAGACCACCGTGGGAAGGACAATTGTCCACCTATACAGTCCCGACGAAGGTGAAGTCTTATTCAACGGGAGTAACATTCACGAATTGAACAACAAGAAGTACAGACAGATAACGAAAAAGATTCAGATGATTTTTCAAGACCCTTACGCTTCTCTTGATCCAAGAAAGACCGTTAGCGCGATAGTAGGGGAAGGAATTGACATTCACAAACTCTGCAGAAACAAGACAGAACGGATGGAGAGAATCTACGAAATGCTAGAAATGGTCGGTTTAAACAGGGAGCATGCGAACCGCTTTCCACACGAATTCAGCGGCGGGCAGCGTCAGCGTATAGGAATCGCACGGGCACTTGCTGTCGGGCCGGAGTTTCTGGTCTGTGACGAAGCGATCTCTGCACTGGATGTCTCGATACAGGCACAGATAATAAACCTCCTGATCGATCTCCAGAAGCGGTTGAACCTGACTTATCTCTTCATTGCACATGATCTTAGCATGATCAGATATATTTCCGACGACACGATCGTTATGTACCTTGGCACTCTCGTCGAAAAATCCGAGACCGAAGAGCTCTTCGAGAATCCTTTGCATCCATACACTATCGGCTTGCTAGAAGCCGTTCCGATAGCAGATCCCGATTATGAAAAGAGCCACAAACACGATTTACTCTCAGGAGAAGTCCCGAGTCCGATCAATCCCGCACCCGGTTGCCGCTTCTCCTCAAGGTGCAAATTTGCGAAGGAGATCTGCAGGAAAGAAACACCTGTTTTGAAAGATGCCGGCGATGGTCACATGGTGGCCTGTCATATGGTTCATAGTGAGGAATGGTAG
- a CDS encoding TldD/PmbA family protein, translating to MLEEEILKKVISQALSKGGDFAEIFIEDKDELNIKCSEDSINGITTVRIKGAGIYVLCGEKSVYVYTNDLSSRGLTDCAERASELLNSCSERFTGNISFSMRKAENPNRFEIFPSSVGHGKKIRILRETSLAARSAGETIRQLNVDYFDTDQRVEIFNSEGLRTEDRRITSRLRLQATVEADGRSKYEWGDFTRPQGFEAFRIENDYTSFAEEFIKDMAEDLRAAPVKSCIVPVVFEAGPCGTFWHETCGHQLEASAVSRNASDFAGKVGQVVASEKVTLIDDGTIPGLYGSAAIDDEGFPTQKNVLIENGVLKGYLCDRLCGRRLGIPSTGSGRRQGYTYAPVPRMSNTYLAPGSDNDEEMISSVNEGLFVKRLGGGTGGREFSIAVSEGYWIENGKISHRLRSGFVLNGRGIDMIKRVDMVGRILKTDSGGFCGADSGLCPVTSFQPRMRISLMPVGGED from the coding sequence GTGCTTGAAGAAGAGATTCTCAAGAAAGTTATCTCGCAAGCTCTTTCAAAGGGCGGCGATTTCGCCGAGATTTTCATTGAAGACAAGGATGAGTTGAACATAAAATGCTCTGAAGACTCGATAAACGGAATAACTACCGTTCGGATCAAAGGGGCAGGAATATACGTTCTCTGTGGCGAAAAGAGCGTATACGTTTACACCAACGATCTCAGCTCTCGAGGTCTCACTGACTGCGCAGAGCGGGCCTCGGAGCTTTTGAATTCCTGCTCTGAGAGATTCACCGGAAACATTTCTTTTTCAATGCGGAAAGCGGAAAACCCGAATAGATTCGAGATATTTCCCTCATCTGTGGGTCATGGAAAAAAGATCAGGATACTTAGAGAGACGAGCCTTGCTGCGAGAAGCGCAGGAGAGACAATCAGACAGCTGAATGTCGATTACTTCGATACTGATCAGAGAGTCGAGATTTTCAACAGCGAAGGCCTGCGCACTGAAGACAGGCGTATAACGAGCAGATTGAGACTTCAGGCCACAGTCGAGGCCGATGGCCGCTCGAAGTACGAATGGGGAGACTTTACACGTCCGCAGGGATTCGAGGCCTTCCGGATAGAGAACGACTACACCTCCTTTGCAGAAGAATTCATAAAGGATATGGCTGAGGATCTAAGAGCCGCTCCGGTGAAGTCCTGTATCGTCCCGGTGGTCTTTGAGGCCGGTCCATGCGGCACTTTCTGGCATGAAACCTGCGGTCATCAACTTGAGGCCTCTGCTGTCTCAAGAAACGCGAGCGATTTCGCGGGCAAAGTTGGGCAGGTCGTCGCTTCGGAAAAGGTTACGCTGATCGATGACGGGACGATACCGGGTCTATATGGCTCTGCGGCAATCGACGATGAAGGCTTTCCAACGCAGAAAAATGTCCTCATAGAGAATGGGGTTCTGAAAGGGTATCTATGCGACAGGCTTTGCGGGAGGAGATTGGGAATCCCATCTACGGGAAGCGGAAGAAGGCAGGGATACACATACGCTCCCGTACCAAGAATGAGCAATACATATCTGGCCCCTGGAAGCGACAATGACGAAGAGATGATCAGCTCCGTCAACGAGGGTCTTTTCGTCAAGAGGCTGGGGGGCGGAACAGGCGGACGAGAGTTTTCCATAGCGGTGAGCGAAGGATACTGGATAGAGAACGGCAAGATATCCCACAGGCTAAGAAGCGGCTTCGTTCTCAACGGAAGGGGCATTGACATGATCAAGAGGGTCGACATGGTCGGAAGGATACTGAAGACTGACAGCGGCGGCTTTTGCGGCGCCGATTCCGGATTGTGCCCCGTCACGAGTTTTCAGCCGAGGATGAGAATATCGCTCATGCCGGTCGGCGGGGAGGACTGA
- a CDS encoding TldD/PmbA family protein: MDYLENYRNMMKALPARFSEAEVDVERNGSTVIKCANGEIIETRSSDTTELFIRVSDEKTGYAYTQDLEEEPIEVLLRGLNNSNFVQRRQKDKLNESTVKRTAVVDDRSKGPDLGSMKLAAEKIEKTVREADGSISSVAIEISSDTHSRNVINSHGLDVESTMNLYCARATVMAEKDGDQYDATFFQSVSNIGELNLDRFRERITASLRHQYNAMELRSGVYKVLLDSTVVTNIMMTAWQVFSGMKYNNGSSALSGRLGETIGSSELNIVDSPTHEQTGYHYEFDCEGTPSEEQRLVERGKFVGLMHNISSAAGLDSSSSGNAGRYALLSGSIPTDIIITPKIFYVEPGENSIEEMIEEMADGVYITHSYDVFHSINIGSGSFSIPCRGTVIKNGKPGHNVTGLTINGRLTDLFARVKAAGNDLYIEEFLRKSYCVGAPSILVERLQINGK, from the coding sequence ATGGATTATCTAGAAAACTATCGAAACATGATGAAGGCTCTTCCCGCAAGGTTTTCCGAAGCCGAAGTAGATGTCGAACGCAATGGGAGCACAGTGATCAAGTGTGCGAACGGAGAGATAATCGAAACTCGTTCCTCCGACACCACCGAACTTTTCATACGCGTTTCCGACGAGAAGACGGGCTACGCATATACCCAGGATCTGGAGGAAGAACCGATAGAAGTCCTTCTAAGGGGCCTCAACAACTCGAATTTCGTCCAGCGTCGGCAAAAGGACAAACTCAACGAGTCGACCGTAAAACGAACAGCTGTAGTCGACGATAGATCAAAAGGACCCGACTTAGGATCAATGAAACTGGCCGCAGAGAAGATTGAAAAGACCGTAAGAGAGGCCGACGGCAGTATTTCAAGCGTCGCGATTGAAATCAGCTCGGACACTCATTCGAGAAACGTTATCAACTCTCACGGACTCGATGTAGAGTCGACCATGAATCTCTATTGCGCCAGGGCAACTGTGATGGCAGAGAAAGACGGCGACCAGTACGATGCCACTTTCTTTCAGAGTGTGTCCAATATAGGTGAGCTGAATCTCGATAGGTTCAGAGAAAGGATTACAGCCAGTCTGAGACATCAGTACAATGCGATGGAGCTTCGATCGGGAGTTTACAAGGTATTGCTGGACAGCACCGTCGTGACGAACATAATGATGACGGCGTGGCAGGTTTTCAGCGGAATGAAGTACAACAACGGTTCTTCGGCGCTCTCCGGAAGACTGGGAGAAACGATCGGATCGTCCGAGCTTAACATAGTCGATTCGCCAACCCATGAGCAAACCGGTTATCATTACGAATTTGATTGTGAAGGGACTCCTTCCGAAGAACAGCGCTTGGTTGAGAGGGGAAAGTTCGTCGGACTGATGCACAATATCTCCAGTGCCGCCGGACTGGACTCATCTTCAAGCGGGAACGCAGGGAGGTATGCCCTGCTTAGCGGATCTATTCCAACAGATATTATAATAACGCCGAAGATCTTCTATGTTGAGCCGGGTGAAAACTCCATTGAGGAAATGATAGAGGAGATGGCGGATGGAGTTTATATAACTCATTCATATGACGTTTTCCACTCGATCAACATAGGTTCGGGAAGCTTCTCTATTCCATGTAGAGGAACTGTAATAAAAAACGGTAAGCCCGGCCACAATGTAACGGGGTTAACGATCAATGGAAGGTTGACAGACTTGTTTGCCAGAGTAAAAGCGGCTGGGAATGATCTATACATCGAAGAGTTCCTTCGAAAGAGTTACTGCGTCGGCGCCCCCAGCATTCTGGTGGAAAGACTTCAGATCAACGGAAAATGA
- a CDS encoding transcriptional regulator, whose amino-acid sequence MNKKEALEFLDRLAKGISEMFGSNCETLVHDMSVPKHPIVVIYNGHVTNRKAGSTEDVYGDLAKYKSSYLEGDFINHLAVYKSGKFIKSTTFHLKGEDYHYALGINYDFTHMREFSNVLENFMKVESDLQSAISEAGENKLSSIFDSCLEAVGKPIERMNKSDRLRLISLLKREKAFDFSKAVPYVSSRLNLSRYTIYKYIKESS is encoded by the coding sequence ATGAATAAGAAGGAAGCGCTGGAATTTCTCGACAGACTGGCGAAAGGCATCTCAGAAATGTTTGGTAGCAATTGCGAGACGCTTGTTCATGACATGAGCGTTCCAAAGCATCCGATCGTTGTTATATACAACGGGCACGTCACGAACAGGAAAGCTGGTTCGACGGAGGACGTCTATGGCGATCTTGCCAAGTACAAGTCGTCATATCTGGAAGGTGATTTCATAAACCATTTAGCGGTGTACAAGTCCGGAAAATTCATAAAGTCAACGACCTTTCATCTGAAGGGCGAAGATTATCACTATGCGCTTGGTATAAACTATGACTTCACCCACATGAGGGAGTTTTCAAACGTTCTGGAGAACTTCATGAAGGTCGAATCCGATTTGCAGTCTGCTATAAGCGAGGCGGGAGAGAACAAGCTCTCTTCGATCTTCGACAGCTGTCTCGAGGCTGTAGGCAAGCCCATCGAAAGGATGAACAAATCGGACCGGTTGAGACTGATAAGTCTTCTTAAGAGAGAAAAGGCCTTCGACTTTTCTAAGGCAGTCCCGTACGTTTCAAGCAGGCTCAATCTATCTAGATACACGATATACAAATACATAAAGGAAAGCAGCTGA